In Streptomyces sp. NBC_01439, the following are encoded in one genomic region:
- a CDS encoding type II toxin-antitoxin system RelE family toxin: MSEYRTVFRPEAQAELRKIPREMALRILAKLTELESDPLGFNTTALVSQPDRRRLRIGDYRVVYTIGNGELVVGVVHV, from the coding sequence GTGAGTGAGTACCGAACCGTCTTCCGCCCCGAGGCGCAGGCCGAGCTTCGGAAGATCCCGCGCGAGATGGCGCTGCGCATCCTGGCCAAGCTGACCGAGCTGGAAAGCGATCCGCTCGGCTTCAACACCACCGCACTCGTGTCCCAGCCAGACCGCCGGCGGCTACGGATTGGCGACTACCGCGTCGTCTACACGATCGGCAACGGGGAACTGGTGGTCGGGGTCGTTCACGTGTGA
- a CDS encoding P-loop ATPase, Sll1717 family, which yields MATSKKLTPAESPQGAAAFASLAENPPANEDEFVSLWKLYFLSVIADTFEDYKLDGEDVKRVIRTLADAKMLPGKGTSLRQKLANARAYVRHFFYPTEIEPNFSLAGIVDAGTRITFREPDMAQRDQGVVHVDDLLEAADRGLKRAGMKLWLLLDRLDVAFAGRPELEQLALRALFKVYLDIGNNHQIRLKIFLRSDIWKAITESGFREASHITRELTLQWDRAALMQLVTQRLVRNPALAGFYSLPVDGVTSVAGQEALFRRVYPEQVENGPNKPKTFDWCLGRTRDGSKQTAPRELIHLLSEARNVQLRRQELGEPEPVGECLFDGGSLKAALPSVSATRLTKTLYAEHPDLRPRISSLEGQKTNHSVQSLAVIWEVSEEEAKVIALRLVDVGFFEKRASLEFWVPFLYRPALQLVQGSAEGVAAPEGEAIEGDDGPEVVD from the coding sequence GTGGCCACATCGAAGAAGCTCACTCCTGCTGAGTCGCCCCAGGGGGCCGCAGCGTTTGCGAGCCTTGCTGAAAACCCGCCAGCGAATGAAGACGAGTTCGTCAGCCTCTGGAAGCTCTACTTCCTGTCGGTCATCGCCGATACCTTCGAGGATTACAAGCTCGACGGGGAGGATGTCAAGCGCGTAATCCGGACGCTTGCTGACGCGAAAATGCTCCCCGGGAAGGGGACATCTCTTCGTCAGAAGCTTGCAAACGCCAGAGCCTACGTGCGGCACTTCTTCTACCCGACAGAAATCGAGCCTAACTTCTCTCTTGCAGGGATCGTTGATGCGGGAACCCGTATCACTTTTCGTGAGCCTGATATGGCCCAGAGGGACCAGGGTGTGGTTCATGTCGACGACCTGCTTGAAGCCGCTGATAGGGGGCTGAAGCGGGCCGGTATGAAGCTGTGGCTGCTGCTCGATCGTTTGGATGTGGCGTTCGCAGGCAGGCCTGAACTTGAACAGCTAGCGTTGCGCGCACTCTTCAAGGTGTACCTGGATATTGGAAACAATCATCAGATCAGGCTGAAGATTTTCTTGCGGAGCGATATTTGGAAGGCGATCACGGAGAGCGGGTTTCGCGAGGCCAGTCATATCACGCGCGAGCTGACGCTCCAGTGGGACAGGGCCGCGCTGATGCAGCTTGTCACCCAGCGACTCGTGCGCAACCCTGCATTGGCGGGCTTCTATAGCCTCCCGGTTGATGGCGTCACCTCGGTTGCCGGCCAGGAAGCCCTGTTCCGGCGTGTTTATCCGGAGCAAGTAGAAAACGGGCCGAACAAACCCAAGACGTTCGATTGGTGTCTGGGGCGCACGCGTGACGGAAGTAAGCAGACCGCGCCCAGGGAACTGATTCACCTGCTGAGTGAAGCCCGAAACGTGCAGCTCCGACGGCAGGAACTCGGCGAACCTGAGCCCGTAGGTGAATGCCTCTTTGACGGCGGGTCCTTGAAGGCCGCTCTTCCTTCGGTTTCCGCGACCCGACTTACCAAGACGCTGTACGCCGAGCATCCTGATCTCCGTCCGAGGATTAGTTCGCTGGAGGGGCAGAAGACCAACCATAGCGTGCAGAGCCTGGCGGTCATTTGGGAGGTTTCCGAGGAGGAAGCAAAGGTCATCGCTCTGCGGTTGGTGGACGTCGGTTTCTTTGAGAAGCGCGCGTCTCTCGAATTTTGGGTTCCGTTCTTGTACCGCCCGGCATTGCAGCTAGTTCAGGGAAGCGCTGAAGGAGTCGCTGCTCCTGAAGGTGAAGCAATTGAAGGCGATGACGGGCCAGAGGTTGTGGACTGA
- a CDS encoding transposase family protein: MVVHPAAIDLPHALVEWVTMLIVTREGDRRCKLRPSQRAMVALVYLREHTTLAKIAAGFGISESTAHAYISAVVDLLAARAPGLLRTLREHDPDFVLLDGTLAECDRVGDGRADYSHKHRRHGVNVQVVTDPGGRLLWLSPALPGRTHDLTAARTHRIIRICERQGVPIVADLAYQGAGPWLTTGIKRRPLQELTPTEKTRNRALAATRAPVERGVARLKSWRIFRRSRCSPNRMTSIAKAVLTLELQR; this comes from the coding sequence TTGGTCGTCCATCCTGCCGCAATCGACCTGCCGCACGCACTCGTGGAGTGGGTCACCATGCTGATCGTCACCCGTGAGGGCGACCGGCGCTGCAAGCTCCGTCCGTCCCAGCGCGCGATGGTGGCACTGGTGTACCTGCGCGAGCACACCACTTTGGCGAAGATCGCCGCCGGGTTCGGGATCAGCGAGTCCACCGCCCATGCCTACATCAGCGCGGTCGTCGACCTGCTCGCCGCGCGTGCGCCGGGTCTGCTGAGGACGCTGCGCGAGCATGATCCCGACTTCGTCCTGCTCGACGGGACCCTCGCCGAGTGCGACCGGGTCGGCGACGGCCGGGCCGACTACTCCCACAAGCACCGGCGCCACGGCGTGAACGTGCAGGTCGTCACCGATCCCGGCGGCCGGCTGCTGTGGCTCTCGCCCGCCCTGCCGGGCCGCACTCACGACCTGACCGCCGCCCGCACCCACCGGATCATCCGCATCTGCGAGCGCCAGGGCGTTCCCATCGTGGCCGATCTCGCCTACCAGGGCGCCGGTCCGTGGCTGACCACGGGCATCAAACGCAGGCCCCTGCAGGAACTGACCCCCACTGAGAAGACCCGCAACCGTGCCCTGGCCGCCACACGGGCACCCGTCGAACGCGGCGTCGCCCGCCTGAAGTCCTGGCGGATCTTCCGCAGGTCCCGATGCAGTCCCAACCGCATGACGTCAATCGCCAAGGCCGTCCTCACACTGGAGCTGCAACGCTGA